From Methanomicrobiales archaeon HGW-Methanomicrobiales-1, a single genomic window includes:
- a CDS encoding arginine decarboxylase (biodegradative; catalyzes the formation of agmatine from arginine), translated as MKNEESLTVAIIDDAHKTDSPQGRAILRIINGLKEYGIRVGEAASPEDARAAYAALPEVDCILINWNLGGDTHEKHLVTEKLIDEIRERNEKIPIFLMGEPTNAPQTSLHLKTVREINEYIWVMEDTPEFIAGRITAAAKRYRENLLPPFFGELVKFSKDFEYSWHTPGHAGGTAFRKSPAGRAFFNFFGEQLFRSDLSISVGELGSLLDHSGPVGEAEKYAAKVFGADMTYFVTNGTSTANKIVFFGRVSKDEIVLVDRNCHKSAEHALTMTHSVAVYMIPTRNRYGIIGPIPPEEMTQKALKAKIAACPLAKTARSQKPVHAIITNSTYDGLCYHAKQVEENLGKSVDSIHFDEAWYGYARFNPIYKDRFAMRDGARNEKGPTIFATQSTHKLLAALSQASMVHVRNGRIPIEHGRFNEGFMMHSSTSPLYTIIASLDVASKMMDGVSGKMLTTESIEEAIRFRRTMARIKHEIETVKGKKDWWFPMWQPDTVTDPKTRKKTAFQDASLDTLRDNPSCWVLHPNEIWHGFNGLPDNYCMLDPIKVTVLMPGVNNDGTLASWGIPAALMVKFLDTRGIINEKSGDYSILFLFSMGITKGKWGTLITELFEFKRLYDENTPLEEVFPDLTTGHPERYGGMTLKGLADEMHQFKKGHKMCDILQKAYAVLPEPAITYAEAFEKLVHNEVEHIPIEKAGNRIVATGIFPYPPGIPILAPGERCGKQNGPVLQYLKTLQDFDRHFPGFEHDTHGIECVNGEYRMYCIKEKR; from the coding sequence ATGAAAAACGAAGAGTCATTGACGGTCGCCATCATCGACGATGCCCATAAGACCGATTCACCGCAGGGGCGTGCAATCCTGCGAATCATTAACGGGCTCAAGGAATATGGTATCCGGGTAGGAGAAGCCGCCTCACCTGAAGATGCCCGGGCTGCCTACGCAGCACTTCCTGAAGTTGACTGTATCCTTATCAACTGGAACCTTGGAGGCGACACCCACGAAAAGCATCTCGTGACGGAAAAACTCATTGACGAGATCCGGGAGCGCAATGAAAAAATTCCCATCTTCCTGATGGGCGAACCAACCAATGCCCCGCAGACGTCCCTTCATTTAAAAACCGTCCGGGAGATCAATGAATACATCTGGGTGATGGAAGATACTCCCGAATTTATTGCCGGGCGAATCACTGCCGCAGCAAAACGCTACCGGGAGAATCTCCTTCCCCCGTTCTTTGGCGAACTGGTAAAGTTCTCCAAGGATTTCGAATACTCGTGGCACACGCCGGGACATGCCGGGGGAACAGCGTTCCGGAAATCACCGGCCGGGCGTGCGTTTTTTAATTTCTTTGGCGAACAACTCTTCCGGTCCGATCTTTCCATCTCTGTCGGCGAACTGGGTTCACTCCTCGATCACTCAGGACCTGTGGGCGAGGCAGAAAAGTACGCCGCAAAAGTATTCGGCGCAGATATGACCTATTTCGTGACAAACGGCACATCCACGGCAAACAAGATTGTCTTTTTCGGCCGGGTGAGCAAGGATGAGATCGTTTTAGTTGACCGCAACTGCCACAAATCAGCGGAACATGCGCTGACCATGACGCACTCCGTTGCAGTGTACATGATCCCGACACGGAACCGGTACGGTATCATCGGCCCGATTCCCCCGGAAGAGATGACGCAGAAAGCACTGAAGGCTAAAATTGCCGCCTGCCCGCTGGCAAAAACCGCCCGCAGCCAGAAGCCGGTGCATGCGATCATCACCAACTCAACTTATGACGGGCTCTGTTACCATGCCAAACAGGTTGAGGAGAACCTGGGAAAAAGTGTAGACAGTATTCATTTCGATGAGGCATGGTACGGGTATGCCCGGTTTAACCCGATCTACAAGGACAGGTTCGCGATGCGGGATGGCGCCCGGAACGAAAAAGGCCCGACCATCTTTGCCACCCAGTCCACCCATAAACTGCTGGCGGCCCTTTCCCAGGCATCCATGGTCCACGTGAGAAACGGGAGAATCCCCATTGAACATGGCCGTTTCAATGAAGGGTTCATGATGCACAGCTCCACCTCCCCGCTCTACACCATCATCGCATCGCTCGATGTAGCTTCAAAGATGATGGACGGGGTATCCGGTAAGATGCTGACTACCGAGTCCATTGAAGAAGCGATCCGGTTCCGGAGAACAATGGCACGCATCAAGCATGAGATCGAGACGGTAAAGGGAAAGAAGGACTGGTGGTTCCCGATGTGGCAGCCGGATACCGTCACTGATCCCAAAACCCGGAAGAAGACTGCATTCCAGGATGCATCGCTCGATACTCTCCGGGACAACCCGTCCTGCTGGGTCCTGCACCCGAACGAGATCTGGCACGGGTTCAATGGCCTGCCGGACAATTACTGCATGCTTGACCCCATCAAGGTCACCGTGCTTATGCCCGGCGTGAACAATGACGGCACCCTGGCCAGCTGGGGTATTCCGGCAGCACTCATGGTCAAATTCCTCGATACCCGGGGCATCATCAATGAAAAATCCGGCGATTATTCCATCCTGTTCCTCTTCTCCATGGGAATTACCAAAGGAAAATGGGGAACACTCATCACTGAACTCTTCGAGTTCAAACGGTTGTATGACGAGAATACCCCGCTTGAAGAGGTCTTCCCGGACCTCACGACCGGGCACCCGGAACGCTATGGCGGCATGACGCTTAAGGGACTGGCCGATGAGATGCACCAGTTCAAGAAAGGACATAAAATGTGCGACATTCTCCAGAAGGCTTACGCAGTCCTGCCGGAGCCGGCGATCACATACGCTGAAGCGTTTGAAAAACTGGTGCACAACGAAGTCGAACACATACCCATAGAAAAGGCAGGAAACCGTATCGTGGCAACCGGAATATTCCCGTACCCGCCCGGTATCCCGATCCTCGCACCGGGAGAGCGTTGCGGGAAACAGAACGGCCCGGTGCTCCAGTACCTTAAAACCCTGCAGGATTTCGATCGGCACTTCCCGGGATTCGAGCATGATACGCACGGTATCGAGTGTGTTAACGGGGAATACCGGATGTACTGCATCAAGGAGAAAAGATAA
- a CDS encoding nickel transporter, producing MDLVLAMDLRQNCVVHGKSGNRETYKPLDWGLSPTAEPLGYVTAIRPKYLYIADLDRIEGTGAHDAIVKQCAEKVACCYVDRGCRSPADLLSGKNIKNITGTETGGADLSCYRGGYLSVDVKDGRVIPTNETPEAFLTRVNDWHFEGCIILNIGAVGTESGMDYDALKALRAAYRGRLLYGGGVATVKDLETLSAAGFDGAIIATALHRGQIPIEWIRRGTCC from the coding sequence ATGGATCTCGTTCTTGCGATGGATTTGCGGCAGAATTGTGTAGTTCATGGTAAATCCGGGAACCGGGAGACCTATAAACCGCTGGACTGGGGGCTGTCACCGACGGCAGAACCCCTTGGGTACGTAACCGCTATCCGGCCAAAATATCTCTACATCGCAGATCTCGATCGCATTGAAGGCACCGGTGCGCATGATGCAATCGTAAAACAGTGCGCGGAAAAAGTCGCATGCTGTTATGTTGATCGCGGCTGCCGTTCACCAGCAGATCTGCTTTCCGGAAAAAATATTAAAAATATTACCGGCACCGAGACCGGGGGAGCGGACCTTTCGTGTTACCGTGGCGGCTACCTGAGTGTCGATGTGAAAGATGGCAGGGTGATCCCAACCAACGAAACGCCGGAAGCATTCCTCACCCGGGTAAATGACTGGCATTTCGAAGGATGCATTATCCTCAACATTGGTGCCGTGGGAACGGAATCGGGTATGGACTATGATGCTCTCAAAGCATTGCGGGCTGCCTATCGCGGCAGGCTATTGTACGGGGGGGGGGTGGCAACCGTCAAGGATCTCGAAACCCTCAGCGCAGCAGGATTTGATGGCGCAATCATTGCCACGGCCCTGCACCGGGGCCAGATTCCAATTGAATGGATACGGAGGGGAACCTGTTGTTAG
- a CDS encoding dTMP kinase, which translates to MLVTIEGIDGSGKSTLLTALKSQLTDLDPLFTREPGATWVGEAVRRAIAEQIDPITEASLFVADHAAHLATLVRPALAEGRLVISDRYSDSRFAYQSVTLKGIVPDPEGWLRAMHDGWSITPDRTFLLVLSIDDALARLADKSGREHFERREVLEGVQNNYLAYARNEPSRFVIVDASLGKEDIAKFVADGIRQAVRSGKEGRKR; encoded by the coding sequence TTGTTAGTCACGATTGAAGGAATTGACGGGAGCGGCAAGAGCACCCTGCTCACCGCACTCAAGAGCCAGCTTACCGATCTCGATCCCCTCTTCACCCGGGAGCCGGGCGCTACCTGGGTTGGCGAAGCAGTGAGGAGAGCGATTGCCGAGCAGATAGATCCGATCACGGAAGCCTCGCTCTTTGTTGCGGACCATGCCGCACATCTCGCAACGCTCGTGCGTCCTGCTCTTGCTGAAGGCCGGCTCGTTATCTCGGACCGGTACAGCGACAGCCGCTTTGCCTACCAGTCCGTGACGCTCAAAGGAATTGTCCCGGACCCGGAAGGATGGTTACGGGCAATGCATGATGGCTGGTCGATCACGCCGGACCGCACGTTTTTGCTCGTGCTCTCGATTGACGATGCGCTTGCCCGTCTCGCAGATAAGAGCGGGCGGGAGCATTTCGAGCGGCGGGAAGTGCTCGAAGGAGTCCAGAATAATTATCTCGCGTATGCCCGCAACGAACCCTCGCGGTTTGTGATCGTGGATGCTTCTTTGGGAAAAGAAGATATTGCGAAATTTGTTGCGGATGGGATCCGGCAGGCTGTGCGGTCGGGGAAAGAGGGGCGGAAGCGGTAG
- a CDS encoding ArsR family transcriptional regulator → MDDDREVARLLDILGNRNRRRIIELLRQKPCFVTEISDTLLLSPKAVIDHLQLMERESILSCETDDRRRKYYYLENDILIDVSLRQARVPSAMTGTKGEQNEQLKNSVIMLARMIKAHDQILSSLEQVNHDIELKISDIAHNHKDIFLSERDFTVIIALSHDSLTLPELEEATKVPQNELVTHLRRFERVGIVKRVKEQYSLRGVHAE, encoded by the coding sequence ATGGACGATGATCGGGAAGTTGCCCGCCTGTTAGATATACTCGGGAACCGGAACCGGCGGCGCATCATCGAACTGCTCCGGCAGAAACCCTGTTTTGTCACCGAGATATCTGACACGCTCCTGCTCTCCCCAAAAGCGGTCATCGATCACCTCCAGTTGATGGAGCGCGAATCAATCCTGTCCTGCGAGACCGATGACCGGCGCAGGAAATATTACTACCTGGAAAACGACATCCTGATCGATGTGAGCCTGAGGCAGGCACGGGTTCCAAGCGCCATGACGGGCACTAAGGGAGAGCAGAACGAACAACTGAAAAATTCAGTCATCATGCTCGCGCGGATGATCAAGGCGCATGACCAGATCCTCTCTTCGCTTGAGCAGGTTAACCACGACATAGAGCTCAAGATTTCTGATATTGCCCATAACCATAAGGATATATTTTTGAGCGAGAGAGATTTTACTGTAATTATCGCACTCTCGCACGATTCACTTACCCTTCCTGAACTTGAGGAAGCAACCAAGGTGCCCCAGAATGAACTGGTCACCCACCTCAGAAGATTTGAACGGGTGGGGATCGTAAAGAGAGTAAAAGAACAGTACTCACTTCGAGGCGTTCATGCAGAATAA
- the nrdD gene encoding anaerobic ribonucleoside-triphosphate reductase: MPHKETRQQTIFGAYAPTLPPVRTSDGHIVEWDRDRIIHQIVQETKLVETFYGYHGADEATAQEIARDVENKIKSMGLKSLSGPLIREIVNITLLEKGMIQYRNVSTRVGTPVYDAHMIDVGKGFEAHDNANLQENAETSHKKKADKISKEQYLLQLPPSLADYHLSGEMHIHDLEYFGTRPFCQDWDLRYFFYYGLMPDGTGTKASVAGPAKRAEVAILHAVKALGSAQTNFAGGQGYYNFLTFLSPFVEGMAYEEIKQLIQMFVYEMTQMMVARGGQLVFSSIQLTPGVPSLWQDKPCVFKGKVWDGKSAPKRTYGEFEREVRLLFKATMEVMLEGDYWGKPFNFPKPEISIEPEFMGEREEFNKMHPELPTYQELYLLTFELASKFGTPYYDNQLPAYRGAGKGISCYQCCAYQFSAVAEEDSDFDRKLFFEEGKHFSMGSWQVVSVNCPRAAYNAEGDDARLFAELKKLMDVAVEIFKIKRRWMDNIRGNGRMPFAMQRPKDPNTGDRGAVAVDLEGLVYTIGVVGVNEMVQHHIGKQLHESKDAFKLAIRAMTELELYGRELSKKNNMTIALARTPAETTGQRFAVADLLDRRYHDFAVKVIKGDVELGLEQLGKSRDLPIYYTNGTHVAPGANVSLPKRMEIEHVFFPIVDGGNIFHIWLGEGRPDPRGLMDMAMKLCRTTQIGYFAFTRDITVSLKQFHEMRPEKKSISQWEPSDIPVKV, encoded by the coding sequence ATGCCCCATAAGGAGACCCGCCAGCAGACTATCTTTGGTGCGTATGCCCCAACCCTTCCCCCGGTGCGGACCAGCGATGGGCATATCGTCGAATGGGACCGTGACCGGATCATCCACCAGATTGTACAAGAGACCAAACTTGTCGAGACGTTTTACGGCTATCACGGTGCGGACGAGGCTACTGCGCAGGAGATTGCCCGGGACGTGGAGAACAAGATAAAAAGCATGGGACTCAAGTCCCTCTCCGGCCCCCTCATCCGCGAGATCGTGAATATTACCCTGCTTGAAAAGGGAATGATCCAATACCGGAATGTCTCAACCCGGGTCGGTACTCCTGTTTACGATGCTCACATGATTGACGTGGGTAAGGGATTTGAAGCGCACGACAATGCGAACCTGCAGGAGAATGCCGAGACCAGCCACAAGAAGAAGGCGGACAAGATCTCCAAGGAACAGTACCTGCTCCAGCTCCCGCCCAGTCTTGCCGACTACCACTTATCCGGCGAGATGCACATCCATGATCTCGAATATTTCGGCACGCGCCCGTTCTGCCAGGACTGGGACCTGCGCTACTTCTTCTATTACGGCCTGATGCCGGATGGCACCGGCACGAAAGCCTCGGTTGCGGGCCCGGCCAAGCGGGCGGAAGTTGCAATTCTTCACGCGGTCAAGGCGCTCGGCTCCGCCCAGACGAATTTTGCCGGTGGACAGGGCTATTATAATTTCTTAACCTTCCTCTCGCCTTTTGTCGAGGGCATGGCGTATGAAGAGATCAAACAGCTGATACAGATGTTTGTGTACGAGATGACGCAGATGATGGTGGCCCGGGGCGGGCAGCTCGTCTTCTCCTCCATCCAGCTCACTCCCGGTGTCCCTTCCCTCTGGCAGGACAAGCCCTGTGTCTTTAAAGGAAAGGTCTGGGACGGGAAATCCGCACCCAAGCGAACCTATGGCGAGTTCGAGCGCGAGGTTCGCCTGCTCTTCAAGGCAACCATGGAAGTGATGCTTGAGGGTGACTACTGGGGCAAGCCCTTCAACTTCCCCAAGCCCGAGATCAGCATTGAACCGGAGTTCATGGGTGAGCGCGAGGAGTTCAACAAAATGCACCCCGAGCTCCCCACGTACCAGGAACTCTACCTGCTGACCTTTGAGCTGGCCTCCAAGTTTGGCACGCCCTACTATGACAACCAGCTTCCCGCATACCGCGGTGCGGGCAAGGGCATCTCCTGTTACCAGTGCTGCGCTTACCAGTTCTCGGCAGTTGCGGAGGAAGATTCGGATTTCGACCGGAAACTCTTCTTTGAAGAAGGCAAGCATTTTTCGATGGGTTCGTGGCAGGTAGTCTCGGTCAACTGCCCGCGTGCGGCTTACAATGCGGAGGGAGACGATGCCCGTCTCTTTGCCGAGCTCAAGAAACTCATGGATGTGGCAGTCGAGATCTTCAAGATCAAGCGCCGCTGGATGGACAATATCCGCGGGAACGGGCGGATGCCCTTTGCCATGCAGCGCCCCAAGGATCCCAACACGGGTGATCGCGGTGCCGTTGCCGTTGATCTCGAAGGTCTCGTGTACACGATCGGTGTGGTCGGCGTCAACGAGATGGTCCAGCACCATATCGGAAAGCAACTGCACGAATCCAAGGACGCCTTCAAACTTGCTATCCGGGCAATGACCGAGCTGGAACTCTACGGGCGCGAACTCAGCAAGAAGAACAACATGACCATTGCACTTGCCCGCACACCGGCCGAGACGACCGGTCAGCGGTTTGCGGTAGCCGATCTTCTTGACCGCCGCTACCACGACTTTGCAGTAAAGGTGATCAAGGGCGACGTCGAGCTCGGCCTTGAACAACTGGGCAAATCCCGTGATCTCCCGATCTACTATACGAACGGTACGCACGTGGCCCCGGGGGCGAATGTTTCCCTGCCAAAGCGCATGGAGATCGAGCATGTCTTCTTCCCGATCGTAGATGGCGGCAACATCTTCCATATCTGGCTGGGAGAAGGGCGCCCCGATCCACGAGGTCTTATGGATATGGCCATGAAACTCTGCCGCACCACCCAGATCGGGTACTTTGCCTTTACCCGCGACATCACGGTCTCGCTCAAGCAGTTCCATGAGATGCGGCCGGAAAAGAAATCCATCAGCCAGTGGGAACCTTCCGATATTCCCGTGAAAGTATAA
- a CDS encoding amino acid permease, with protein sequence MSDEETGGSTGLPSKKVLGLFALAMINVAAVLSIRNFPSMAVYGWSCIGWYILGAVMFLIPISLAGAELATGWPEGGGVYAWVKQAFGEKGGFTALFCEWSNNLVWFPTVLSFIASTLAFALTPALANNPWYMFSVMMIAFWGTTAIAYFGEEASTKFGNVGVILGSIIPAVLIIMLGIWWMGSGQAIVLPPLTLDAMIPVINVSTLPFFATIILLFAGMEMAGFHALETKNPQKDFPRAMALSAIIIVICTVLATLAIAMVIPANQLNLASGVMQAIEYFFKAAGMSWLVAPMAVLITLGGVVSLAAWLIGPAKGLGIVAEEGNMPPLFDRTNKYGAPVAVLVIQALIGSVISLLYVFLPSVNQAYWILSAMTVELLCIVYVLVFASVIKLRYSQPDAPRPFKIPGGMAGIWLVGGLGMFGTIFAFIVGLMPPSYFTTSGFVYVGSVLLGTFLLAVPPLVFLKFKKASWLKSAGGVR encoded by the coding sequence ATGAGTGACGAAGAAACCGGCGGGAGCACGGGGCTCCCCTCGAAAAAAGTGCTGGGACTTTTTGCCCTGGCAATGATAAACGTGGCTGCGGTCCTGAGTATCAGGAACTTCCCTTCAATGGCAGTCTATGGATGGTCATGTATCGGCTGGTATATTTTAGGAGCGGTCATGTTCCTCATCCCGATCTCCCTTGCCGGTGCTGAACTGGCAACCGGCTGGCCGGAAGGGGGCGGTGTCTATGCCTGGGTCAAACAGGCATTCGGGGAGAAGGGAGGTTTTACGGCCCTCTTCTGTGAATGGTCGAACAACCTTGTCTGGTTCCCCACCGTTCTTTCGTTCATCGCATCCACGCTCGCATTTGCCCTGACACCGGCCCTGGCAAATAACCCCTGGTACATGTTCAGCGTCATGATGATCGCATTCTGGGGCACCACCGCAATCGCGTACTTCGGGGAAGAGGCTTCAACGAAGTTCGGCAATGTGGGGGTCATCCTGGGTAGTATCATTCCCGCGGTCCTGATTATCATGCTCGGCATCTGGTGGATGGGATCCGGACAAGCCATTGTGCTTCCGCCCCTCACGCTTGATGCAATGATCCCGGTAATCAATGTTTCAACCCTCCCATTCTTTGCTACGATCATTCTCCTGTTCGCAGGGATGGAGATGGCGGGTTTCCATGCTCTCGAAACAAAAAATCCCCAGAAGGATTTCCCCCGCGCAATGGCCCTGTCAGCAATCATCATTGTGATCTGCACAGTGCTTGCCACGCTTGCAATCGCGATGGTGATCCCGGCAAACCAGCTCAATCTGGCATCGGGTGTCATGCAGGCCATCGAGTACTTCTTCAAAGCTGCCGGTATGTCCTGGCTTGTGGCACCGATGGCAGTATTGATCACGCTGGGCGGGGTTGTTTCCCTGGCAGCCTGGCTGATCGGCCCGGCCAAGGGTCTGGGTATTGTTGCTGAAGAAGGTAACATGCCCCCGCTCTTTGACCGGACCAACAAGTATGGCGCACCTGTTGCAGTACTTGTCATACAGGCACTGATCGGTTCTGTCATCTCCCTTCTCTATGTCTTCCTCCCGTCAGTCAACCAGGCATACTGGATTCTTTCGGCAATGACAGTCGAACTGCTCTGTATCGTGTATGTCCTGGTCTTTGCATCGGTGATCAAACTCCGGTACAGCCAGCCTGATGCCCCACGCCCCTTCAAGATCCCCGGCGGGATGGCCGGCATCTGGCTCGTTGGGGGACTAGGCATGTTCGGGACCATCTTTGCATTCATTGTAGGTCTCATGCCACCCTCGTATTTCACGACCAGTGGATTTGTGTACGTGGGTTCGGTGCTGCTCGGCACCTTCCTGCTCGCGGTGCCACCGCTGGTATTCCTGAAATTCAAAAAGGCCAGCTGGCTCAAATCAGCTGGAGGAGTGCGGTGA
- a CDS encoding IMP dehydrogenase encodes MYVEKLDVPLSLTFDDVLLRPQASWLEPAEADIRSKFSKNIRMNLPLVSAAMDTVTESGMAIALAREGGIGVLHRNMTAEHELQELIEVKQAEELIERDVLYVEEHASVSDAERLMHQYSIGGVPVVNKGCIIGIVSRRDVRAIVSKRGDENIKTIMTTKLVTAPEDITSEKALELMYTNKVERLPVVNEKDKLIGIITMQDILEKRQYPNATRDAKGNLRVAAAVGPFDFARAELLDQNGVDALVVDCAHGHNMKVVAAVKEIKGSVKADVIAGNIATSEAAEALVNAGVDGIKVGIGPGSICTTRIVAGTGVPQITAIAQVADIAHPAGVPVIADGGVRFSGDVAKAIAAGADCVMMGSMFAGTDESPGKVITIKGRRYKQYRGMGSLGVMSSGQSSDRYFQKKDIGATKFVPEGVEGVTPYVGHVGEVMYQLVGGLKSAMGYTGSKTIADMHANAQFVRITNAGMTESHPHNILITDEAPNYRLFE; translated from the coding sequence ATGTACGTCGAGAAACTGGATGTGCCACTCTCATTAACCTTCGATGATGTACTGCTCAGGCCGCAGGCTTCCTGGCTGGAACCGGCAGAAGCAGATATCCGCTCGAAATTTTCGAAAAATATCCGCATGAATCTCCCGCTTGTCTCTGCGGCGATGGATACAGTGACTGAGTCCGGGATGGCAATCGCTCTTGCCCGTGAAGGGGGTATCGGGGTCCTCCACCGGAACATGACCGCCGAGCACGAGCTGCAGGAGCTCATCGAGGTCAAGCAGGCTGAGGAACTGATCGAGCGCGATGTACTCTATGTAGAAGAGCACGCCTCGGTTTCCGATGCCGAACGGCTGATGCACCAGTACAGCATCGGGGGCGTCCCGGTGGTCAATAAGGGATGCATCATTGGTATTGTCAGCCGGCGGGACGTCCGCGCAATCGTCTCCAAACGCGGCGATGAGAATATCAAGACCATCATGACGACAAAACTCGTCACCGCCCCGGAAGATATCACGTCTGAAAAAGCGCTCGAGCTTATGTATACCAACAAAGTCGAGCGCCTGCCGGTGGTCAATGAGAAAGACAAACTTATCGGCATCATCACGATGCAGGACATCTTAGAAAAACGCCAGTATCCCAATGCAACCCGGGATGCAAAAGGTAATCTCCGGGTCGCAGCAGCGGTCGGGCCGTTTGATTTTGCGCGGGCCGAACTGCTCGACCAGAACGGGGTCGATGCACTGGTGGTTGACTGCGCTCATGGGCATAACATGAAAGTGGTGGCTGCCGTCAAGGAGATCAAGGGCAGTGTCAAAGCCGATGTGATTGCAGGAAATATTGCAACATCCGAAGCGGCCGAGGCGCTGGTGAATGCCGGGGTTGATGGGATCAAGGTCGGTATCGGACCCGGCTCAATCTGTACAACCCGTATTGTTGCAGGCACCGGGGTTCCCCAGATCACCGCAATCGCACAGGTAGCTGACATCGCTCATCCTGCGGGAGTGCCGGTCATTGCAGACGGGGGCGTAAGGTTCTCCGGAGACGTGGCAAAGGCCATTGCCGCGGGAGCAGACTGCGTGATGATGGGCAGCATGTTTGCCGGCACCGATGAATCGCCCGGCAAAGTGATCACCATCAAGGGACGGCGGTACAAGCAGTACCGCGGCATGGGTTCACTGGGCGTGATGAGCAGCGGGCAGTCAAGCGATCGTTACTTCCAGAAAAAGGATATCGGGGCCACCAAGTTTGTACCTGAAGGTGTTGAAGGGGTGACTCCGTATGTCGGCCATGTCGGGGAAGTCATGTACCAGCTCGTGGGCGGACTGAAATCGGCGATGGGCTACACGGGATCAAAAACAATTGCCGATATGCATGCCAATGCACAATTCGTCCGGATTACCAATGCCGGCATGACCGAGAGCCACCCGCATAATATTCTTATTACCGATGAAGCGCCGAACTACCGGCTATTTGAATAA